The following proteins are encoded in a genomic region of Cellulomonas sp. ES6:
- the murF gene encoding UDP-N-acetylmuramoyl-tripeptide--D-alanyl-D-alanine ligase, with product MIAMTAAQVAAATGGRLRPADLDPSTVVTGPVVVDSRLVGPGALFVALPGEHVDGHDYAAAAVRAGATLVLATRDLTDDGSGDGAPVPLPVVVVDDVERALGELARVVLEQLREAAVEPGGSGLRVIGVTGSVGKTTTKDLLAQLCTVAGPTVAPEKSFNNEIGLPLTVLRADEQTRFLVLEMGASGIGHLDYLTDIAPPDVAVVLVVGHAHLEGFGGIEAVARAKSELVTGLAPGGVAVLNADDHRVLAMAELAPGPVATFGTTTGADVRAVDLRVDRAGRAAFTLDAGRVPPVEGETSRERADVTLRLVGEHHVHNALAAAAAGLAVGLSLADVAAGLSAADAISPHRMHVVERPDGVTVVDDSYNANPDSMRAALRALAVLAGRERRSVAVLGEMMELGPDARAQHEAIGLQVVRLNVGLTVVVGEGARGIAAGAVREGSWGDEVVVVDDVDAAAELLGSELRPGDVVLLKASNGAGLWRLGDLLTGVPAEVQP from the coding sequence GTGATCGCGATGACGGCGGCGCAGGTGGCGGCCGCGACCGGCGGGCGGCTGCGCCCGGCGGACCTCGACCCGTCCACGGTGGTCACCGGACCGGTCGTCGTGGACTCCCGGCTGGTCGGGCCCGGCGCGCTGTTCGTCGCGCTGCCGGGGGAGCACGTCGACGGGCACGACTACGCGGCCGCCGCCGTGCGCGCCGGCGCGACGCTCGTCCTGGCGACGCGGGACCTCACCGACGACGGCTCCGGCGACGGCGCCCCGGTGCCGCTGCCCGTGGTGGTGGTGGACGACGTCGAGCGCGCGCTCGGCGAGCTGGCGCGCGTCGTGCTCGAGCAGCTGCGCGAGGCCGCGGTCGAGCCGGGCGGCAGCGGGCTGCGCGTCATCGGCGTGACGGGATCCGTCGGCAAGACCACCACCAAGGACCTGCTGGCGCAGCTGTGCACCGTGGCCGGCCCGACGGTGGCGCCCGAGAAGTCGTTCAACAACGAGATCGGCCTGCCGCTCACCGTGCTGCGCGCGGACGAGCAGACCCGGTTCCTCGTGCTCGAGATGGGCGCCTCGGGGATCGGTCACCTCGACTACCTCACGGACATCGCGCCGCCGGACGTCGCCGTCGTGCTCGTCGTCGGGCACGCCCACCTGGAGGGCTTCGGCGGGATCGAGGCCGTGGCGCGCGCGAAGTCCGAGCTCGTCACCGGTCTCGCGCCGGGCGGCGTCGCCGTGCTCAACGCGGACGACCACCGGGTGCTGGCCATGGCGGAGCTGGCCCCGGGGCCCGTCGCGACGTTCGGCACCACCACCGGGGCGGACGTGCGCGCCGTCGACCTGCGCGTGGACCGCGCCGGCCGGGCGGCGTTCACGCTCGACGCCGGGCGCGTGCCGCCGGTCGAGGGGGAGACGTCCCGGGAGCGGGCCGACGTCACGCTGCGGCTGGTGGGGGAGCACCACGTGCACAACGCGCTGGCCGCCGCGGCCGCCGGGCTCGCCGTCGGCCTGTCCCTCGCGGACGTCGCCGCCGGGCTGTCCGCCGCCGACGCGATCAGCCCGCACCGCATGCACGTCGTCGAGCGCCCCGACGGGGTGACGGTCGTCGACGACTCGTACAACGCCAACCCCGACTCGATGCGCGCCGCGCTGCGCGCGCTCGCCGTGCTGGCGGGGCGCGAGCGCCGCTCGGTGGCCGTGCTCGGCGAGATGATGGAGCTCGGCCCCGACGCGCGCGCCCAGCACGAGGCGATCGGCCTGCAGGTGGTGCGGCTCAACGTCGGCCTGACCGTCGTGGTCGGGGAGGGCGCGCGGGGCATCGCCGCCGGCGCCGTGCGCGAGGGGTCGTGGGGCGACGAGGTCGTCGTGGTGGACGACGTCGACGCCGCCGCGGAGCTGCTCGGGTCGGAGCTGCGGCCCGGCGACGTCGTGCTGCTCAAGGCCTCGAACGGCGCCGGCCTGTGGCGCCTCGGCGACCTGCTGACGGGCGTGCCCGCGGAGGTGCAGCCGTGA
- the ftsZ gene encoding cell division protein FtsZ, with product MAAPQNYLAVIKVVGIGGGGVNAVNRMIEVGLKGVEFIAINTDAQALLMSDADVKLDVGRELTRGLGAGADPEVGKKAAEDHAEEIEDVLRGADMVFVTAGEGGGTGTGGAPVVARIARSLGALTIGVVTRPFTFEGRRRTVQADSGIEALRAEVDTLIVIPNDRLLSISDRSVSVLDAFRSADQVLLSGVQGITDLITTPGLINLDFADVKSVMQGAGSALMGIGSARGEDRAVQAAELAISSPLLEASIDGAHGVLLSIQGGSDLGLFEINEAARLVQEAAHPEANIIFGAVIDDALGDEVRVTVIAAGFDGGAPAVRRDSRALGQVSSGGAGAAPAAIPPSAAVPTTTAAHAAVPPRPVGPDDEQRPAPGVPAFLSTETDAGATGQLEVPRIFEEEVARRKDDDLDVPDFLK from the coding sequence GTGGCAGCTCCGCAGAACTACCTGGCGGTCATCAAGGTCGTCGGCATCGGTGGTGGCGGCGTCAACGCCGTGAACCGCATGATCGAGGTCGGCCTCAAGGGTGTCGAGTTCATCGCCATCAACACCGACGCCCAGGCGCTGCTCATGTCCGACGCGGACGTGAAGCTCGACGTCGGCCGCGAGCTGACCCGGGGTCTCGGTGCCGGCGCCGACCCCGAGGTCGGCAAGAAGGCCGCCGAGGACCACGCGGAGGAGATCGAGGACGTCCTGCGCGGCGCCGACATGGTCTTCGTCACCGCGGGCGAGGGCGGCGGCACGGGCACGGGCGGCGCGCCCGTCGTGGCCCGGATCGCCCGCTCGCTCGGCGCGCTGACCATCGGCGTCGTGACGCGCCCGTTCACCTTCGAGGGCCGCCGCCGCACCGTGCAGGCCGACTCCGGCATCGAGGCGCTGCGCGCCGAGGTCGACACCCTCATCGTCATCCCGAACGACCGCCTGCTGTCGATCTCCGACCGCTCGGTGTCCGTGCTCGACGCGTTCCGGTCCGCCGACCAGGTGCTGCTCTCCGGTGTCCAGGGCATCACGGACCTCATCACCACCCCGGGCCTGATCAACCTCGACTTCGCCGACGTGAAGTCCGTCATGCAGGGTGCCGGCTCCGCGCTCATGGGCATCGGCTCCGCGCGCGGCGAGGACCGTGCCGTGCAGGCCGCCGAGCTCGCGATCTCCTCGCCGCTGCTCGAGGCCAGCATCGACGGGGCCCACGGCGTGCTGCTGTCGATCCAGGGCGGGTCCGACCTCGGGCTGTTCGAGATCAACGAGGCCGCCCGCCTGGTGCAGGAGGCTGCGCACCCCGAGGCGAACATCATCTTCGGCGCCGTCATCGACGACGCCCTGGGCGACGAGGTGCGCGTGACGGTCATCGCGGCCGGGTTCGACGGCGGCGCGCCCGCCGTCCGGCGCGACTCGCGCGCCCTGGGCCAGGTCAGCTCCGGCGGTGCCGGCGCGGCCCCGGCGGCGATCCCGCCGTCGGCGGCGGTGCCCACCACCACCGCCGCCCACGCCGCGGTCCCGCCGCGCCCGGTGGGCCCGGACGACGAGCAGCGCCCGGCGCCCGGCGTCCCGGCGTTCCTGAGCACCGAGACCGACGCCGGCGCCACCGGCCAGCTCGAGGTCCCGCGGATCTTCGAGGAGGAGGTCGCGCGCCGCAAGGACGACGACCTCGACGTGCCGGACTTCCTCAAGTAG
- the murC gene encoding UDP-N-acetylmuramate--L-alanine ligase has protein sequence MTAPDADATHDEETRPRAVLLAGGGTAGHVNPLLAVAEELRARDPELRLVALGTAEGLESRLVPERGLEMRVVPKVPLPRRPTPDWLRLPRMLRVAVDAAGEAIDATGAAAVVGFGGYVSTPAYLAARSRGVPVVVHEQNARAGLANRLGARGAHAVAVTFPGTRLPRAQVTGLPLRPEIAGLLADRARDPEGTRRRAAAELGFDPSRVTLLVTGGSLGAVSVNRALAAQARAVLATGAEVLHLTGAGKAEEVRSAVRGVPGAERYHVREYLGEMEQALAVADLVLCRAGAGTVSELAALGIPAVYVPLPVGNGEQRLNAQPVVAEGGGLLVADDALTGDWISTHLLPLLEPGAADERRAMGEAAARVGVPDAAARVADLVLDALAEGERVAAQRAEAERAAAERAAADAAEREARADGAGRADAGPAGDGSGADDGPLADGAAVGGTAVPDGDDAAAGGRGDGEPSAHPAATRGDAVADLGRVHLVGVGGAGMSAVAGLLAARGLPVSGSDAHEGPALPALREAGVVVHVGHDAAHLAGVDTVVVSSAIRDTNPELAAARERGLRVLHRSEALAALMTGRIGIAVAGAHGKTTTSTMVATALAVAGREDPVLDPSYAIGGTVLTADGAAPGHRTGAGEVFVAEADESDGSFLAYAPAVAVVTNVEPDHLDHYGSAEAFEAAFEAFADRVLDGGALVACLDDAGAARLVDAVRDRLTRRGVRVLTYGSDASVAGDGPGPDLVLGPVRAQGGGWHVTLTSRSAEVPGADLVLAVPGDHNAANAAAAYLAAWAVGADPAAVAAGLGEFRGTGRRFEDRGTAGGVRVVDDYAHHPTEVAALLRTARGVAGDGRVHVLFQPHLYSRTRTFAAEFAAALDLADTVVVTDVYAAREDPDPETSGDTIVQRVPTPGRATYVADRHEAARAVAAAAAPGDLVLTVGAGDVTLLGAEVLDALAGGADAQAGEPLDAPDAPEVPADPAGDDAAEQPDGTGRA, from the coding sequence GTGACCGCACCCGACGCCGACGCCACGCACGACGAGGAGACGCGTCCCCGCGCGGTCCTGCTCGCGGGCGGCGGCACGGCCGGGCACGTCAACCCGCTGCTCGCCGTGGCGGAGGAGCTCCGCGCCCGCGACCCGGAGCTGCGCCTCGTCGCGCTCGGCACCGCGGAGGGCCTCGAGTCGCGGCTGGTGCCCGAGCGCGGGCTGGAGATGCGCGTGGTCCCGAAGGTGCCGCTGCCCCGCCGGCCCACCCCGGACTGGCTGCGCCTGCCCCGGATGCTGCGGGTGGCGGTCGACGCGGCGGGCGAGGCGATCGACGCCACCGGCGCGGCCGCGGTCGTCGGCTTCGGGGGCTACGTCTCGACGCCCGCCTACCTGGCGGCCCGCTCCCGCGGCGTGCCCGTGGTCGTCCACGAGCAGAACGCCCGGGCCGGGCTCGCGAACCGGCTCGGCGCGCGCGGCGCGCACGCCGTCGCGGTGACCTTCCCCGGCACGCGGCTGCCGCGCGCCCAGGTCACCGGGCTGCCGCTGCGCCCGGAGATCGCCGGCCTGCTGGCCGACCGCGCCCGCGACCCGGAGGGGACCCGGCGCCGCGCGGCCGCCGAGCTGGGCTTCGACCCGTCCCGCGTCACGCTCCTGGTCACCGGCGGCTCGCTCGGGGCGGTGTCCGTCAACCGCGCGCTCGCCGCGCAGGCGCGCGCCGTGCTCGCGACCGGGGCCGAGGTGCTGCACCTGACCGGCGCCGGCAAGGCCGAGGAGGTGCGCTCCGCGGTGCGCGGCGTCCCCGGCGCCGAGCGCTACCACGTGCGCGAGTACCTGGGGGAGATGGAGCAGGCGCTCGCCGTCGCGGACCTCGTGCTGTGCCGGGCCGGCGCGGGGACGGTCAGCGAGCTGGCCGCCCTCGGGATCCCGGCGGTGTACGTGCCGCTGCCCGTCGGCAACGGGGAGCAGCGGCTCAACGCGCAGCCCGTGGTCGCCGAGGGCGGCGGGCTGCTGGTCGCCGACGACGCCCTCACCGGCGACTGGATCTCCACGCACCTGCTGCCGCTGCTGGAGCCGGGTGCCGCGGACGAGCGCCGCGCCATGGGCGAGGCCGCCGCCCGGGTGGGCGTGCCGGACGCCGCCGCGCGCGTCGCCGACCTCGTGCTGGACGCCCTCGCCGAGGGCGAGCGGGTCGCCGCCCAGCGGGCGGAGGCGGAGCGGGCGGCGGCCGAGCGTGCCGCCGCGGACGCCGCGGAGCGCGAGGCGCGCGCCGACGGAGCGGGTCGTGCGGACGCGGGCCCGGCGGGCGACGGCTCCGGGGCGGACGACGGACCGCTCGCGGACGGCGCGGCGGTCGGCGGCACGGCCGTGCCGGACGGCGACGACGCCGCGGCGGGAGGCCGGGGGGACGGTGAGCCGAGCGCCCACCCCGCCGCGACCCGCGGTGACGCGGTGGCCGATCTCGGGCGCGTGCACCTGGTCGGCGTCGGCGGGGCGGGGATGTCCGCCGTGGCGGGGCTGCTCGCCGCGCGCGGCCTGCCGGTCTCCGGCTCCGACGCGCACGAGGGCCCGGCCCTGCCGGCCCTGCGCGAGGCGGGCGTGGTCGTCCACGTCGGCCACGACGCGGCGCACCTGGCCGGCGTCGACACCGTCGTGGTGTCGAGCGCGATCCGGGACACCAACCCCGAGCTCGCGGCGGCGCGGGAGCGCGGGCTGCGGGTCCTGCACCGCTCCGAGGCGCTGGCCGCGCTCATGACCGGGCGCATCGGCATCGCCGTGGCCGGCGCGCACGGCAAGACGACGACGTCGACGATGGTCGCGACCGCGCTCGCCGTCGCCGGCCGCGAGGACCCGGTGCTCGACCCGTCGTACGCGATCGGCGGCACCGTCCTCACCGCGGACGGCGCCGCGCCCGGGCACCGCACCGGGGCGGGCGAGGTCTTCGTCGCCGAGGCCGACGAGTCGGACGGGTCCTTCCTGGCGTACGCGCCGGCGGTCGCCGTCGTGACCAACGTCGAGCCCGACCACCTCGACCACTACGGCTCGGCGGAGGCGTTCGAGGCCGCGTTCGAGGCGTTCGCGGACCGCGTGCTCGACGGCGGCGCGCTCGTGGCCTGCCTCGACGACGCGGGTGCGGCCCGGCTCGTCGACGCGGTGCGGGACCGTCTCACGCGGCGGGGCGTCCGCGTCCTCACGTACGGCTCGGACGCGTCGGTCGCCGGGGACGGGCCGGGCCCCGACCTCGTGCTCGGCCCGGTGCGGGCGCAGGGCGGCGGCTGGCACGTCACGCTCACGTCGCGCTCCGCCGAGGTCCCCGGCGCGGACCTGGTGCTCGCGGTGCCCGGCGACCACAACGCGGCGAACGCCGCGGCGGCGTACCTGGCGGCGTGGGCCGTCGGTGCCGACCCCGCGGCCGTCGCGGCCGGGCTCGGCGAGTTCCGCGGCACGGGCCGGCGGTTCGAGGACCGCGGCACGGCGGGCGGCGTCCGCGTCGTCGACGACTACGCCCACCACCCGACCGAGGTCGCCGCGCTGCTGCGCACCGCCCGGGGCGTCGCGGGCGACGGCCGGGTGCACGTGCTGTTCCAGCCGCACCTGTACTCGCGGACGCGGACCTTCGCGGCGGAGTTCGCAGCGGCGCTCGACCTCGCGGACACCGTCGTCGTCACCGACGTCTACGCCGCGCGCGAGGACCCGGACCCGGAGACCAGCGGCGACACGATCGTGCAGCGGGTGCCCACGCCGGGGCGCGCCACGTACGTCGCGGACCGGCACGAGGCCGCCCGCGCGGTGGCCGCAGCGGCCGCGCCCGGGGACCTGGTGCTCACGGTCGGCGCCGGCGACGTCACGCTGCTCGGCGCCGAGGTGCTCGACGCGCTGGCGGGCGGCGCCGACGCGCAGGCCGGCGAGCCCCTCGACGCCCCCGACGCCCCCGAGGTGCCCGCGGACCCCGCGGGTGACGACGCGGCCGAGCAGCCCGACGGGACCGGGCGGGCGTGA
- the murD gene encoding UDP-N-acetylmuramoyl-L-alanine--D-glutamate ligase: MDDSAAGPATAQDLGRARVVVAGLGVSGRAARDVLTGLGAHVTTVDDRAEDADHRVDAFLAAGLLDAADVVVVSPGWPPAHPLLAAARAAGVPVWSEVELAWRLRVGRDTGDGPAPWLAVTGTNGKTTTVEMLDAILRAAGRRSAAVGNVGTPVVLAATDPALDVLAVELSSFQLHHTTSVAAQAAAVLNVAADHLDWHGSLDAYAADKGRIYSGVEVACVYNAADPTTEHLVREADVADGAVAVGFTLGAPSVGQVGLVDHVLVDRGFAALRHTHAQELATLDDLAHLAGPDGLAPHVVQDALAAAALALAHGVPPEAVGAGLRSYRPGAHRIATVAEVDGVRWVDDSKATNAHAAAASLAAFAPGSVVWLAGGLAKGATFDDLVASRADRLHAVVLIGVDAAPLADALARHAPQVPVVRVDPGDTGTVMTRAVTEARRLADARGAGTTVLLAPACASMDQFSSYAERGEAFAAEVRALLPRG; the protein is encoded by the coding sequence GTGGACGACAGCGCCGCCGGACCCGCGACCGCGCAGGACCTCGGGCGCGCCCGGGTCGTCGTCGCCGGCCTCGGCGTCTCCGGCCGCGCGGCGCGCGACGTGCTGACCGGCCTGGGCGCGCACGTCACGACCGTCGACGACCGCGCCGAGGACGCCGACCACCGCGTCGACGCGTTCCTGGCCGCGGGCCTGCTGGACGCCGCCGACGTCGTGGTCGTCTCCCCGGGCTGGCCGCCCGCCCACCCGCTGCTCGCCGCCGCCCGTGCGGCCGGCGTGCCGGTGTGGAGCGAGGTCGAGCTCGCCTGGCGGCTGCGCGTCGGCCGGGACACCGGGGACGGCCCCGCGCCGTGGCTCGCGGTCACCGGCACCAACGGCAAGACGACGACCGTCGAGATGCTCGACGCGATCCTGCGCGCGGCCGGCCGGCGCTCGGCCGCGGTCGGCAACGTGGGCACACCGGTCGTCCTGGCCGCGACGGACCCCGCGCTCGACGTGCTCGCCGTCGAGCTGTCGAGCTTCCAGCTCCACCACACGACGTCGGTGGCGGCCCAGGCGGCCGCGGTGCTCAACGTCGCGGCCGACCACCTGGACTGGCACGGCTCGCTCGACGCGTACGCGGCCGACAAGGGGCGCATCTACTCGGGCGTGGAGGTCGCGTGCGTCTACAACGCGGCCGACCCCACCACGGAGCACCTCGTGCGGGAGGCCGACGTCGCCGACGGCGCGGTCGCGGTGGGCTTCACGCTCGGCGCGCCGTCGGTCGGCCAGGTCGGCCTCGTCGACCACGTCCTCGTCGACCGGGGCTTCGCCGCGCTGCGGCACACCCACGCCCAGGAGCTCGCGACGCTCGACGACCTGGCGCACCTCGCCGGGCCGGACGGGCTCGCGCCGCACGTCGTGCAGGACGCGCTCGCCGCGGCCGCCCTGGCGCTCGCGCACGGCGTGCCGCCCGAGGCGGTCGGGGCGGGGCTGCGGTCCTACCGACCGGGCGCCCACCGGATCGCGACGGTGGCCGAGGTCGACGGCGTGCGCTGGGTGGACGACTCCAAGGCCACGAACGCCCACGCCGCGGCCGCGTCCCTGGCGGCCTTCGCCCCGGGCAGCGTGGTGTGGCTCGCGGGCGGGCTCGCGAAGGGCGCGACGTTCGACGACCTCGTGGCGTCGCGGGCCGACCGGCTGCACGCGGTCGTCCTCATCGGGGTGGACGCCGCGCCGCTCGCCGACGCGCTCGCCCGACACGCGCCGCAGGTCCCCGTGGTCCGCGTGGATCCCGGTGACACTGGGACGGTGATGACCCGCGCCGTGACCGAGGCCCGCCGCCTGGCGGACGCCCGGGGCGCCGGCACCACCGTCCTGCTGGCGCCGGCGTGCGCCTCGATGGACCAGTTCTCCTCGTACGCCGAACGGGGAGAGGCGTTCGCCGCCGAGGTCCGCGCACTGCTCCCGAGGGGGTGA
- a CDS encoding FtsQ-type POTRA domain-containing protein, translating into MPRSGTGAFPVRPSVVSQGSAARFAERARARRRLAWRQILLVAGGVLVVAALAWLLLLSPVLALEKDQVTVTGAGTVVAVDQVRAVVDAQDGTPLPRLDTARLRSELLDVPGVRDVTVSRDWPHGLTVALVSREPVAAVPESSDVAERADHSATDGDGEGFALVDQEGVQVGRADAPPEGLPVVEVPVGEARILTATLGVLEALPEDLLAAIGQVSAGSQDTVQFTLRDGATVEWGSAQDSALKVAVLQALRAAPETAGSARYDVSAPTMPVVG; encoded by the coding sequence GTGCCGCGGTCCGGCACGGGGGCGTTCCCCGTGCGGCCGTCGGTCGTCAGCCAGGGCTCGGCCGCGCGCTTCGCGGAGCGGGCGCGCGCCCGCCGCCGGCTCGCGTGGCGCCAGATCCTGCTGGTCGCCGGGGGTGTGCTCGTCGTCGCCGCGCTGGCCTGGCTGCTGCTGCTCTCGCCCGTGCTCGCGCTCGAGAAGGACCAGGTCACCGTGACGGGCGCCGGGACCGTGGTCGCGGTCGACCAGGTGCGGGCGGTGGTGGACGCGCAGGACGGCACGCCGTTGCCGCGCCTGGACACGGCGCGGCTGCGCTCCGAGCTGCTCGACGTCCCGGGCGTGCGGGACGTGACGGTCAGCCGGGACTGGCCGCACGGGCTGACCGTGGCGCTGGTCTCCCGCGAGCCGGTCGCCGCGGTGCCGGAGTCCTCGGACGTCGCGGAGCGCGCGGACCACAGCGCGACCGACGGCGACGGCGAGGGCTTCGCGCTCGTCGACCAGGAGGGCGTGCAGGTCGGCCGGGCGGACGCGCCGCCGGAGGGCCTGCCGGTGGTCGAGGTGCCGGTCGGCGAGGCCCGCATCCTCACGGCCACGCTCGGGGTGCTCGAGGCGCTGCCCGAGGACCTGCTCGCGGCCATCGGGCAGGTGTCGGCCGGCTCGCAGGACACGGTGCAGTTCACGCTGCGCGACGGGGCGACCGTCGAGTGGGGGAGCGCGCAGGACTCGGCGCTCAAGGTGGCGGTGCTGCAGGCGCTGCGCGCCGCGCCCGAGACGGCGGGCTCGGCACGCTACGACGTCTCGGCGCCCACGATGCCGGTCGTCGGGTGA
- the ftsW gene encoding putative lipid II flippase FtsW produces MAQTTDAPSPATEQRPSRLGQWNSAVTSYYLLVGAAGLLLVLGLVMVLSSSSVDSLASDDSPYAVFRNQAQYALIGLPLAWVASRMPSRVYQALAWPLLGAGLVAQLLVYTPLGCGKGGNQGWVCVGGFTAQPAEALKLALVVWLGAVLARKQPLFDDWKHAAIPALPVAAGAVGMVLLGHDLGTAIIMLLLVAGALFVAGVPMRIFAAAGVAAAAGVAVLAIGSTNRTSRIMDWFTGNCDEQGGCYQTIHGLQALATGGWAGLGLGQSREKWSYLPEAHNDFIFAIIGEELGLIGTLLVLVLVAVLAFAMFRVIARHRDPFAQIVTGGVAAWIVGQALVNMGVVVGLLPVIGVPLPLVSAGGSALITTLVALGMVVSFARTEPGAAEALAARPSVVRRSLAVIGRTRA; encoded by the coding sequence ATGGCCCAGACGACCGACGCCCCGTCGCCCGCCACGGAGCAGCGCCCCTCGCGGCTCGGGCAGTGGAACAGCGCCGTCACGAGCTACTACCTGCTCGTCGGCGCCGCCGGGCTGCTGCTCGTGCTCGGCCTCGTCATGGTCCTGTCCTCCTCCTCGGTGGACTCGCTCGCCAGCGACGACTCGCCGTACGCGGTGTTCCGCAACCAGGCCCAGTACGCGCTGATCGGCCTGCCGCTGGCGTGGGTCGCCTCGCGGATGCCGTCGCGGGTGTACCAGGCGCTCGCCTGGCCGCTGCTCGGCGCCGGCCTGGTCGCGCAGCTCCTCGTCTACACGCCGCTCGGCTGCGGCAAGGGCGGCAACCAGGGCTGGGTCTGCGTCGGCGGGTTCACCGCGCAGCCCGCGGAGGCGCTCAAGCTCGCGCTCGTCGTGTGGCTCGGCGCGGTGCTCGCCCGCAAGCAGCCGCTGTTCGACGACTGGAAGCACGCCGCGATCCCGGCGCTGCCGGTGGCCGCCGGCGCCGTCGGCATGGTCCTGCTCGGCCACGACCTGGGCACGGCGATCATCATGCTGCTGCTCGTCGCGGGGGCGCTGTTCGTCGCGGGGGTGCCCATGCGCATCTTCGCCGCCGCGGGCGTCGCGGCCGCCGCGGGGGTCGCCGTGCTCGCGATCGGCAGCACCAACCGGACCAGCCGGATCATGGACTGGTTCACCGGCAACTGCGACGAGCAGGGCGGCTGCTACCAGACGATCCACGGCCTGCAGGCGCTCGCCACCGGCGGCTGGGCGGGGCTCGGCCTCGGGCAGAGCCGCGAGAAGTGGTCGTACCTGCCCGAGGCGCACAACGACTTCATCTTCGCGATCATCGGCGAGGAGCTCGGCCTCATCGGGACGCTGCTCGTGCTCGTGCTCGTCGCCGTGCTGGCGTTCGCGATGTTCCGCGTCATCGCCCGGCACCGGGACCCGTTCGCCCAGATCGTCACCGGGGGCGTGGCCGCGTGGATCGTGGGCCAGGCCCTCGTCAACATGGGGGTCGTCGTCGGGCTGCTGCCGGTGATCGGCGTGCCGCTCCCGCTGGTGTCGGCGGGCGGGTCCGCCCTCATCACGACGCTGGTCGCCCTCGGCATGGTCGTGTCGTTCGCCCGCACCGAGCCGGGCGCCGCGGAGGCCCTCGCCGCCCGGCCGAGCGTCGTGCGCCGGTCGCTCGCCGTGATCGGGCGGACCCGTGCCTGA
- the mraY gene encoding phospho-N-acetylmuramoyl-pentapeptide-transferase has protein sequence MISVLVAGGVAMVVALLATPLFITFLVGRQYGQFIRQDGPTAHYTKRGTPTMGGVVIIAATLLGWGAAVLASGTLPSASAVLVLFLMTGLGVVGFLDDFIKISRQRSLGLSARWKIVGQGFVGITFAVLALQFPDATLRTPASTHISFIRDTGLDLGFAGATVGAILFVIWANFLITAWSNAVNLTDGLDGLATGSSLIVFGAYVIVCVWQFNQRCGLPDGDPTRCYGTRDPLDMAVVAAAITGACFGFLWWNASPAKIFMGDTGSLALGGALAGLSIVTRTEVLAAIIGGLFVIIVMSDVIQIGFFKLTGKRVFKMAPLHHHFELSGWGEVTIVIRFWLIAGLFVSLGVGIFYAEWVTG, from the coding sequence GTGATCTCCGTCCTCGTCGCCGGCGGCGTCGCGATGGTCGTCGCGCTGCTCGCCACCCCGCTGTTCATCACGTTCCTCGTCGGGCGCCAGTACGGCCAGTTCATCCGGCAGGACGGCCCGACCGCGCACTACACCAAGCGCGGCACCCCGACGATGGGCGGCGTCGTCATCATCGCCGCCACCCTGCTCGGCTGGGGCGCCGCCGTGCTGGCCTCCGGGACGCTGCCGAGCGCGTCCGCGGTGCTGGTGCTGTTCCTCATGACGGGGCTCGGCGTGGTCGGGTTCCTCGACGACTTCATCAAGATCTCCCGGCAGCGCAGCCTCGGCCTGTCCGCGCGCTGGAAGATCGTCGGCCAGGGCTTCGTCGGCATCACGTTCGCCGTGCTCGCGCTGCAGTTCCCCGACGCGACCCTGCGCACGCCCGCCTCGACGCACATCTCGTTCATCCGGGACACCGGGCTGGACCTCGGGTTCGCCGGCGCCACCGTCGGGGCGATCCTGTTCGTGATCTGGGCGAACTTCCTCATCACCGCCTGGTCGAACGCGGTGAACCTCACCGACGGGCTCGACGGGCTCGCCACCGGGTCGTCGCTCATCGTGTTCGGCGCGTACGTCATCGTGTGCGTCTGGCAGTTCAACCAGCGCTGCGGACTCCCCGACGGCGACCCCACCCGCTGCTACGGCACCCGCGACCCGCTCGACATGGCCGTGGTCGCCGCGGCGATCACCGGCGCGTGCTTCGGGTTCCTGTGGTGGAACGCCAGCCCGGCCAAGATCTTCATGGGCGACACCGGCTCGCTGGCCCTCGGCGGCGCGCTGGCGGGCCTGTCGATCGTCACCCGCACCGAGGTGCTCGCGGCGATCATCGGCGGCCTGTTCGTCATCATCGTGATGTCCGACGTGATCCAGATCGGCTTCTTCAAGCTGACGGGCAAACGGGTGTTCAAGATGGCGCCGCTGCACCACCACTTCGAGCTGTCGGGGTGGGGCGAGGTCACGATCGTGATCCGGTTCTGGCTGATCGCCGGGCTGTTCGTCTCCCTGGGCGTCGGGATCTTCTACGCGGAGTGGGTGACGGGCTGA